caatttgcacaaggatttgcccggtgtgtgcagtgtttgcgctatttgcgcagagaactgcgctaaaatcaaaacgattttgatatttacgcatgctgcaaaaattgcacatgcttttttcttcgtgtgtggtgaatgttatacagtttacctgtggtttctgataacaTAACAtcgcttaaaaattttattatcgaAGGCGTAAAGACCATATCTAGCTTGTACCAGGAATTCAATAAAAGTGAAAAAgcgtaattataaataaaatggaaaataaacgctcctGGTGCCAGTTTTTTGACTTGtatcgtgaattaccagcactgtggaaaataaggaGTGCTGATTACAGCAATAGAACGCTAAAAAGCTAAAATTCATCTTATTGCCACAATCTTTCGGTTccatatatttaggtaaaattttcagATGTCCTGCAGCATTTGTAGGTGATAATGCGATCTTTTTTCTattgcaggtgaaacatttgctaGCTACATTTGTGTGCATAACTACACCACCTATTCTGTGGATGGTGTTACTGTTAAAGCCGATTTACAATCTAATACATTAAAACCCTGCGACTAGAGAACACTGTTGGAAAATCAGATATTGTATGGCGCTCGAATCTTGGCAAAAAAGGACGTTTGCAAACGAGTCAATTGCAACGATTGATATGTGCATATCAAGAACACTGAAATAGTTGATTCAATAACAATATTAATTTTACCATTGGTTTTATATTTCAGCCCTTTGAATACAAAGATGTACGCCTCGAAGTTATTGATGCACAAAATATTGTCAAAATAGGTGAAGCTTTTACGTTTGTTTGTCGTTTGTCCAATACTGCAGAACGTCCAATGGATTTAGTCGTCAAATTAGAAACACAACTTGAACTCAATTGTGATTATAGTGGTGCTGCAGAGTTTTCAATTGGTAAATTAGCATCCGGTGAACAACGTGAATTTCCGCTTACGGTGTGTCCAGCGCGTTTGGGACTTATCAAAATTAGTCCGTTGCTACTAACAAATATACTACAAAAGGAACAGTATATTATAGAAAAAGTGGTTGATGTATTTGTTGTAGATACAGATTATCATGAAGATGAAGCATTCCAAGTTAATAAATTTGTACGTTACGATAATGCAAGGCCAAAGCAAATGGAGGAGCATACGCTGCAGCTGCAAGTGGTTTGAGACAAGTTTTAAAGGACATGTACATATAAGCTATTTATAAGGTGTTGATGTATTTGGAGAAACATTTGAAATTGCTGGAAGTATTTCGTATTAGAAATGTGTAAGCATTTAGCAAACATTAGAAAAGCTATTGTTTGTATTTAATaggtttaaataaaaatgttacaCTGTAAATTTAATCATAATTATCATACCGATGGGTTTGTATCACTGCGTTCACTGAACTTTGGACATCTTTCTTTACTTGTTGGAAAGGGTTTCTTAAGttcatctaaaattttttcttccattCAATCGGGTGGTATAAATTTGCCCCGTaaactagtttttgttgttgtagcaatgtttcgccccacctaatagctgcgaccgatcacaaattgtcatcaatatcctctaacgggagtccaaggaaacttgctgtttcgacaggggtggaccatagtgaaaggggtgttagaggcgttggttccacattacaattaaagagatggttggtgtcatgtggggacacattgcaagcggggcatacattttgtatgtcggggttgattctggatatgtaagagtttaacctgttatagtatccagaacgaagttgagccagagtgactcgtgtttccctggggagtatgcgttcctcttccacaagttttgggtactgttccctgagtactggatctaaactgttttcaattagaaaaaaaactcaGATAACTTCGACTGCCTGCGCTAaagcaattttatttttcctttttatttctgtTACCATTGTGTACGCCCCCCGGCGTACGATGCTATGGTAACTACTTCTGGTAGGGAAGGGAACTTGAGGTACTCATAATTAACCACTGGTTggttcatacatttttttattttgactcaTAAATACAAATGttaatacatattatattagttgctTATTACTATTGGCATTTTTGTTTACGAGTTTATTATACACTTTATCTTGCCATGGAACCGTGCCAACAGAACTAAAATATATTCTAAATTTGTTTCTCATATGTTTTGCATTTGCGGATGCATTTCTAATTGCTGTGGAACTTAAAGAATCTAAGACATCTCCCTTTTCTTGCGATCCAGGTGTTTCGAAAGCTTCTGTGGTTTCCACATTTGAACAGGGCTCAGCAGTAAAATATGTTTCACATTTTGATTTACGCAAGAAGTTGTGCAAATAACAACACGCCAAAACAAATTTTGTGGATTTATCTGGCGAGAAATTTAAAGTATTCAAAAGGATTCTAAAACGCGAAACCAAGATTCCGAAAACATTTTCGACCAATCCACGTGCGCGCGATAgcctataattaaatattatatcaCTCTTTTCGAGGGAGTTGTGGCTGAAAGGTTTCATTATATTTTCCATTAGTGGAAATGCGTCGTCAGCAACAAACAcaaatggcattttttcattatatCCTGGAAGCAATTCAGGTTTTGGTAGTcgtaatttattttctttacgcTGCTTGAAAAACTTGGTTTGACTAAATAAACCAGCATCTGAAGCTCTTCCATTTGCACCAACATCGACcatcaaaaattcataatttgCGTTTACTACAGCCATCATAATAATAGAGAAATGCTttttataattaaagtaaaaCGACCCCGACCCAGGTGGTTTTTTTATGTTAACGTGCTTGCCGTCAATCGCACCGATGCAGTGGGGAAAATTCCATCGCTGGTTAAAGGCGTTTGCTTCCATCTTCCACTCGTTTTCATTTGTTGGCAACTGTAAGATGATTGAAATGTACtaattgtttaaaatatgtaacaaATACCTTTATGTAGTCTTTTAGCTCTTCTATTATAGCATCACAAGTCTCGCTTACAATCTTGCCGATAGCTTGTGGAGAAATTGCTGTAAGGAATTTTAGGTCCTCAAAACTATTGCCGCTTGCCAAAAAACgcaatgttaaagttaaacgaTGACGCGCAGGAATAGCTTTCCTCATCACAGTGTCTCGTTTATTAATTCGATGCGCTACTTTAGACAAAAGTACTTCAAATGTTTCTTTATCCATTCTTACATAATTTTTAAAGTCACGTTGAGACGTAAACTCAAGTTCCCGAAGTAATTTTTTCTGTCCCAATACATTTCGTTTTTTATACCACAATTGTGACCAAATCCGTTTACCCTTttgctttcttttctttctttttaatgCAATCGAAAGAAGTAAAGCCGcacttgccttctttatgcaattagaacacatgattcgtttgttgcgctagtttaaaaatgaatattgcgcagtgtttttgagccgtgtatgtcaaaattctcctttgcacaaatttcgtcgttttatatttgcgcatggcttttgtgtcgtgTATGGGCCGTATTACTTCCTTTTACTTTGAACTCATCATTAAAGCCACTTGTGAATTTTCATCCGCTCGTTTGATTTgtacaggttatgggcccagcccaCGTGCGTGTTCAAAGTACGATAAATGAACTAATACGAAAGCATACGTTGctataagttttattaaattctcGAGCTTAAAATAACATTCGTTGTGAAATGGCGGAGCAAACATTACAGGTGGTTGAGAAACTGCGCGGAAGCGAAAATTTTCATAAGTGGCGATTCGCAATTGAAAGCATATTGGAGCTGTGGGACCTCCATGGGTGCATTACCGATCCTGTTACTGAAAAAGATCAAAGAAAACTAAGAAAGGCGAGGGCGAAAATTATATTATCGGTAAACGAATcgatttatgtacatatacaaaatCAGACAACGGCGTATGATGTTTGGAAAACGCTCCAAAACCTATACGACGATACCGGATTAACACGAAAAATCGGTTTACAACGGAAATTGATCACCACACGTCTAGAAAATTACGAATCTATGACTGTATATGTTAACCAACTCGTAAATACTTCGAATAAATTGTCCGGCATAGGATTCGATATAACCGACGATTGGCTGGATGCTGGCCGGACTTACTGATGACTTTAAGCCATTTATCATGGGAATCGAGAGCAGTGGTATAAAGATTACCAGCGAAAGCATAAAAAACAAGCTTCTTGATGGAGATTACGAAAAGCCATCAAGTGATGGCAAGGCATTGTTAAGTGTCAAGAAAAGGTTTGCAAAAACTAACAAGCGTAACCTCAAATGCTATAATTGCGGTCGAAAAGGCCATATTAGCAAAGAATGCAATCAAAGTACAAAAATTCGACAGCAAGCTAGTAACAAAAGCAAGGTGGCTTTCAGTGCCCATGAGAGTAGGGAGGGTGGTAGCAATCAGCAAGATTGGTGCATCGATAGCGGTACTTCCATTGCACATGACTCCTTGTAGAAGTCTTTTGTACAATTTTAAAGGCACACCTATTAGGGAAATAACAACAGCAAACAATGAAAAAATGGCTGCAAAAGGAATTGGTAGTGTCTCAATTCGTATAGGGTCATTTGAGATTGAAATGAAACGTGTTCTATATGTTCCTCAATTGACATCAAATTTGTTATCGCAACTCACTGAGAGGGGGAACCAAGTCATTTTTAACAAGGGCAATTGTAAGATAATTAGTCATAATAGCGAGTTGATTGCTAACGTTAATGGTTGCTCGGGTGTTTATAGACTTCGTACTCAATCGATTTCTTGTATGCTGGCGAAATCAGATGCAAGTGTAATGACGTGGCATCGCAGCTTGGGGCATTTAAACTATGCAGATTTATGTAAGTTAAAAAATGAGAAAGACTCGAATTTGTACTTCAGTGGCGATTCAAGTCAGTTGGCGAATTGTTCGGCTTGTTACGAGGGAAAGCAATCACGGCTGCTATTTAAACATGGAGGCAGCCGCAGTTCGGGTTTATTAGAGCTTATTCACTCTGACATATGCGGACCGATGGAGACAATGTCGTTTAGTGGTGCGAAATATTTTCTTTCATTCATAGACGACTACTCTCGCAAAGTTTTTgtatatttccttaaaaataaGTCTGATGTTGATTATTTTAAAGAGTTTAAAACATTAGTAGAGAAGAAATGCGGAAAGAGTATTAAAGCGATACGTATTGATAATGGCACAGAGTATATGGGTGAACAGTTTCAATCCCTCTGCCGCAAATCTGGCATTGTGCACCAGACGTCAGCAGTGTATACACCGGAGCAAAATGGGGTTGTTGAGCGATACAACCGAATGATTGTAGAACGTGCTAAGTGCATGTTGTTTGATGCTGGccttaaaaaaatgtattggGCAGAAGCTGTGATGGTCCATATACCAAAGCAACGTCGGTGTAAGTGGGATCGAAAATCGAAAAAGATGATTTTCGTAGGTTATAGTAACTTCACAAAAGGGTATCGCTGTATTGATCCTTTGACTTTTGTGGAGAGCGAACCGAGAACTGTTTCGTTTGTACCAATGGCTGAGCAAAATGAACTAATTTCAGTGAGGGCATTGGAAAAGGCTGATAGTGCTGATGCTATTGCGAATGACTCAATTAATAAGGCTGACAGTGCTGATGCCATTGCGAATGACTCAATTAATGAAACGTACAACGATGCTGCTGATGAAACTTATGTTCCTGATGAAAACATATCGTTACCTCAGTCAATACGGAAATCTTCACGAAATGCAGCAAAACGTGAATTTTCAAGTCAAGGGTATGTCAGTTATCTTGCGGCTTTACATAATATCTCAAGCGATCCACAAACAGTAGAAGAAGCTTTGTGTAGTTCAGATTGTGAACGTTGGAAATTAGTCATGCAGTGTGAGATAAAATCGCATGAAGAGAATGTAACGTGGATAATTTGCGAACTCCCTACCGGTCGTAAACCAATAAAATCAAGGTGGGTTTTCCAAACAAAGCGTGATGAAGACAACGCTATAACCCGGTACAAAGCACGTTTAGTGGCTAAAGGTTGTTCACAGCAGTTCGGCATTGATTATCAAGAGACTTATTCACCAGTGATGCGGTATACTTCGATACGGTACTTGATAGCACTAGCCGTGAAATTGGGTCTAAAAATCGACCAGCTAGATGCTGTTACTGCATACCTGCAGAGCGTATTATCAGAGGACGTTTACATGGAGCTCCCTGACGGTTGCGTCGAATACAGTGGACAAATATGCAAACTTCAAAAGGCTGTTTACGGATTAAAACAGAGTGGTACAGAGTGGAATATGTTGCTCGATAAAACTTTACAATCTTTGGGCTTGCAGAAATCCAAAAACGATTCGTGTGTCTACTTTAAACGAGACGTGAAACTGATACTCGCTATATATGTTGACGATATATTGGTGTTTTGGGATGATCCTTCAGTCCGCGACGAATTTGTAAAGGAGCTGACtactaaatttaaaatgaaacatTTAGGTGTGGCTAAAAATTGCATTGGTTTTAATATCACATATGATGACAACGGAATTTATTTAGACCAACAAAAATACgcaaaagagattttaaacaGATTTGGTATGGCGGATTCGAAATCGGTATCAACACCGAGCGATGTTAATCAAAAACTATCGGCCGAGATGGGCATAGAGGAGCTGGTAAACGTGCCTTATCAAGAGGCGGTAGGGTGCTTGTTGTATTTGGCTCAAGGTACTCGACCGGATATCGCGTTCGCAGTCAACGATGTTAGTCGATTCAACACTAAGCATTCAAAGTCATTGGATTGCTGTTAAACGCATTTTCAGGTATATAAGAGGTACTATTAAATACAAATTATCTTTCTGCAGATCCGAAGATCTCGTGGGTTATTCGGATGCTGACTGGGCTTCCGACATCGATAAACGCCGTTCATGCAGTGGATATGTATTTACATTATCTGGTGGGGCTATATCGTGGGGTAGCAAAAGGCAACCCACAGTGACATTATCCACAACTGAGGCAGAATACATGGCTATGTTAGCGACAGTTCAGGAGGCGATATGGCTAAGACAATTCGGAAAAGAATTTGACCAATCCATCGGCCAGAAAGCGTTAAAAGTATTTTGCGACAACCAATCTGCCTTGGCTTTAGCGGAATCGGACTCATATCGGCCAAGATCCAAACACATAGATGTGCGATTCCATTTTATATGCGACCACGTTAAGTCAGGGACAATTGATGTACATTTTATTCTGTCGGAGGAAATGATAGCTGACTAACTAAGGCAGTatccaacaagtaaggaaggctaagttcgggtgtaaccgaacattacatactcagttgagagctatggaaacaaaataagggaaaatcatcatgtaggaaaatgaacctagggtaaccctggaatgtgtttgtatgacatgcgtatcaaatggcaggtattaaagagtattttaagagggagtgggccttagttctatgggtggatgccttttcgagatattgccattaaggtgggccaggggtgactctagaattaatttgtacgatatgggtatcaaatgaaaggtgttaatgagtattttaaaagtgggtgggccttagtcctatgggtggacgccttttcgagatatcgccataaaggtggaccagggatgactctagaatgcgtttgtacaatatgggtatcaaacgaaaggttttaatgagtattgtaaaagggagtgggccttagttctatgggtggacgccttttcgagatatcgatataaaggtggaccaggggtgactagaatttgtttgtacgatatgggtatcaaatgaaaggtgttaatgatttttttaaaaggaagtgggccttagttctataggtggacgccttttcgagatatcggcataaaggtggaccagggatgactttagaatttttttacgatatgggtatcaaatgaagggtgttaacgagtattttaaagggagtgggccttaattctataggtggacgccttttcgggatatcgttataaaggtggaccagggttgactctagaatgcgtttgtacattatgggtatcaaacgaaaggtgataatgagtattttaaaagggagtgggccttagttctctaggtggacgccttttcgatatatcgccataaaggtggaccaggggtgactctatagtgtgtttgtacaatatgggtgtcaaattaaatgtattaataagaattttaaaaggaagtggtggtagttgtatatgtgaaggcgttttcgagatatcgaccaaaatgtggaccagggtgacccagaacatcatctgtcgggtaccgctaatttatttatatatataataccacgaacagtattcctgccatgattccaagggcttttgatttcgccctgcagaactttttcattttcttctacttaatatggaaggtgtcacacctattttacaaagtttttttctaaagttatattttgcgtcaataaaccaatccaattaccatgttccaacccttttttcgaatttggtatagaattatggcacttttttcatttttggtaattttcgatatcgaaaaagtggacgtggtcatagtcagatttcggccattttttataccaatagaaagtgagttcagataattatgtgaactgagtttagtaaagatatatcgatttttgctcaagttatcgtgttaatggccgagcggaaggacagacggtggactgtgtataaaaactgggcgtggcttcaaccgatttcgccctttttcacagaaaacagttatcgtcctagaatctaagccgctaccaaatttcacaaggattggtaaatttttgttcgacttatggcattaaatgtatcctagacaaatcaaatgaaaaagggcggagccacgcccattttgaaattttcttttatttttgtattttgttgcaccatatcattactggagttgaatgttgacataatttacttatatactgcaaagatattaaattttttgtaaaaatttcactttaaaaaaaaattttttttaaacgcgggcgtggtcgtttttattaagcatacatatagtaataggagtaacgttcctgccaaatttcatcatgatatcttcaacgactgccaaattacagcttacaaaacttctaaattaccttcttttaaaattgggcggtgccacgctcattgtccaaaattttacttattttatattctgtgtcataagttcaacccacctaccaagtttcatcgctttatccctctttggtaatgaattatcgcaattttcgatttttcgaaattttcgatatcgaaaaagtgggcgtggttatagtccgatatcgttcattttaaatagcgatctgagatgagcgcccaggaacctacataccaaatttcgtcaagatatctcaaaatttactgaagttatcgtgttaacggacagacggacggacggacgggcgtacatggcttaatcaaatttgttttcgatactgatgattttgatatatggaagtttatatctatctcgattcctttatacctgtacaaccaaccgttatccaatcaaagttaatataatctgtgagctctgctgaaatgagtataaaaacaagtaagggaggttaAGTtcggcgtaaccgaacattacatactcagttgagagctatggtgactacataagggaaaataaccatgtaggaaaatgaaccgagggcaatcctggaatgtgtttgcatgacatgtgtatcaaatgaaaggtgttaaagagtattttatgagggagtgggccatagttctataggtggacgccatttagggatatcgccataaaggtggatcagggttgactctagaatttgtttgtacgatatgggtatcaaatgaaaggtattactgagtattttaaaagggactgatccttagttccataggtggacgccgtttcgagatatcgccataaaggtggacaaggggtgaccctagaatttgtttgtactatatgggtatcaaatgaaaggggttaatgaacattttaaaagggagtgggccttagttctataggtggacgccttttcgagataccgccatagaggtggatcagggttgactctagaatttgtttgtacgatatgggtatcaaatgaaaggtgttaatgagtattttaaaagggactgatccttagttccacaggtggacgccgtttcgagatatcgccataaaggtggaccaggggtgaccctagaatttgtttgtacgatatgggtatcaaaagaaaggcgttaatgaacattttaaaagagagtgggccttagttctataggtggacgccttttcgagatcccgccataaaggtggaccaggggtgactctagaatgcgtttgtacaatatgggtatcaaacgaaaggtgttaatgattatttcaaatggccgtggggtttagttctataggtggacgccttttcgagatatcgccattatggtggaccaggggtgactctagaatgtgtttgtacgatatgggtatcaaattaaaggtattaatgagggttttaaaagcgagtggtggtagttgtataggtggtcgccttttcgcgatatcggcataaaggtggaccagtagcggaattcactaacttataacgatgcgatttgttgagattttaattaacgattttgtcgcttgccttatcgattgtcttattcactaacttagttttaacgaatcgaaataaattacttttaaatttcgttttaatagtataaaggtggcagcacagcttaacgaaacctaaaaaatgcgaaaagcataaaaggagtgccaaaaataaataaattccgcatactaactacttttaaaagtttttacatattttaacaaaacgtAAGTAAATTcggttttaatttttgttctctgttgatatcgcagttattcttgtacccttTAATTGACCataaagttgagaaataatatcatgagccaagtctagggttagtcggtacagctttagaaatgccgttgcattcaagtggaatgggtcatctacttctctatttaccactggcgatggacttagtaattcttcattttgtgataaaacgtacgccaagtactcaaatgccatttgatttataaataaagcagcttttcgtgtttgaaagtatttaattaaagtttcaattttcttttttaactaaaattgtcagaaatattaatatcgtgatttttaacgcagcctatttacttgccgtttatttaacgacacagctgatcgtcgataaacgaatatcgatacaaaatagttactgaataacgaaattgttatagttatcgattcgcaaatagagcgatggcaaatgtcgttaaaaaagttagtgaattccaccacagggtgactctagaatgcgtttgtacaatatgggtatcaaacgaaaggtgttaatgagtattttaaaagagcgtggggcttagttctataggtggacgccttttcgagatatcgccataaaggtggaccaggggtgactctagaatgtgtttgtacgatatgggtatcaaattaaaggtattaatgggttttaaaagggagtggtggtagttgtataggtggtcgccttttcgggatatcggcataaaggtggaccaggagtgactctagaatgcgtttgtacaatatggctatcaaacgaaaggtgttaatgagtattttaaagggagtgggccttagttctataggtggacgccttttcgagatatcgccataaaggtggaccaggggtgactctagaatgtttttgtacaatatgggtatcaaacgaaaggtgttaatgagtattttaaaagggcgtagggtttagttctataggttaacgccttttcgagatatcgccataaaggtggaccaggggtgactctagaatgtgtttgtacgatatgggtatcaaattaaaggtattaatgagggttttaaaagggagtggtggtagttgtataggtggtcgccttttcgagatatcggcataaaggtggaccaggggtgactctagaatgcgtttgtacaatatgggtatcaaacaaaaggtgttaatgagtattttaaaaggcagagggccttagttctataagtggacgccttttcgagatatcgccataaaggtggaccatgggtgaatctagaatgtgtttgtacgatatgagtataaaattaaaggtattaatgagggttttaaaagggagtgttggtagttgtataggtggtcgctttttcgagatatcggcataaaggtggaccag
The Eurosta solidaginis isolate ZX-2024a chromosome 5, ASM4086904v1, whole genome shotgun sequence DNA segment above includes these coding regions:
- the LOC137253943 gene encoding putative nuclease HARBI1, which gives rise to MCSNCIKKASAALLLSIALKRKKRKQKGKRIWSQLWYKKRNVLGQKKLLRELEFTSQRDFKNYVRMDKETFEVLLSKVAHRINKRDTVMRKAIPARHRLTLTLRFLASGNSFEDLKFLTAISPQAIGKIVSETCDAIIEELKDYIKLPTNENEWKMEANAFNQRWNFPHCIGAIDGKHVNIKKPPGSGSFYFNYKKHFSIIMMAVVNANYEFLMVDVGANGRASDAGLFSQTKFFKQRKENKLRLPKPELLPGYNEKMPFVFVADDAFPLMENIMKPFSHNSLEKSDIIFNYRLSRARGLVENVFGILVSRFRILLNTLNFSPDKSTKFVLACCYLHNFLRKSKCETYFTAEPCSNVETTEAFETPGSQEKGDVLDSLSSTAIRNASANAKHMRNKFRIYFSSVGTVPWQDKVYNKLVNKNANSNKQLI